The proteins below come from a single Lineus longissimus chromosome 5, tnLinLong1.2, whole genome shotgun sequence genomic window:
- the LOC135487783 gene encoding high-affinity lysophosphatidic acid receptor-like: MFHRDQQNHQSSNYQFSRAYFNTILCIMTAYGLTHSDYQPMELRLMENCSDLYSNATSNLTDCGGTFAETNNALPLVFKIPVGIIMIIMMLISLSGNIIVCIIVYQKPAMRSAINLLLANMALSNILLSVLCMPFAFITMILDQWIFGDILCRIVAMLHLLLVSEAMAILLAISLDRYLIIVRRRDKLNPLRARLIIGCSWCFSFAISIPPLIGWATYEFYDGFLQCVIEKHRHAGDLLYIILTTFTIFFLPMTVMSYSYLCILNTVRKNSMRVQNQPDNFNIPQVNKLGLASTNRQGKLNVDMSFKTRAFKTILILYLVFLICWAPYAITSIVWNLTQSLPINYIGSAIVLWLGYMNSGLNPMIYCWRIKKFREACQELLPKSVKLLPQIPRKTQRRVNPSSVYEFGTEHSSSV; the protein is encoded by the coding sequence ATGTTTCATCGTGACCAGCAGAATCATCAGTCTTCGAATTATCAGTTCAGTAGAGCTTATTTCAATACGATCTTGTGCATCATGACTGCTTACGGATTGACACATTCAGACTATCAACCTATGGAGTTACGTTTAATGGAGAACTGCTCGGATTTATATTCCAATGCAACATCTAACCTGACGGATTGTGGCGGGACCTTTGCAGAGACCAACAATGCTCTCCCGTTGGTGTTCAAGATTCCTGTCGGgattatcatgattatcatgATGTTAATCAGCCTCTCAGGCAACATCATCGTGTGCATAATTGTCTACCAGAAACCTGCCATGCGCTCTGCAATCAATTTGTTATTAGCAAATATGGCGTTATCAAATATTTTACTGTCCGTCCTGTGCATGCCTTTTGCATTTATCACAATGATTCTGGATCAATGGatatttggggacatcctgtgtAGGATTGTCGCAATGTTGCACTTATTATTGGTCTCCGAAGCAATGGCCATTTTATTGGCTATAAGTTTGGATCGATACTTAATTATCGTTCGAAGACGTGACAAACTCAACCCTTTGCGTGCTCGATTGATAATAGGGTGCTCTTGGTGCTTTTCCTTCGCTATAAGTATCCCGCCTTTGATAGGTTGGGCCACATACGAGTTCTATGACGGATTTCTTCAGTGTGTCATCGAGAAGCATCGTCATGCCGGAGATTTGCTGTACATTATTCTGACAACCTTCACCATATTTTTTCTTCCAATGACGGTTATGTCTTACTCCTATCTGTGCATTTTGAACACAGTTCGGAAGAACTCCATGCGGGTGCAAAATCAACCTGATAATTTCAACATACCCCAAGTCAATAAGTTAGGTCTTGCAAGCACGAACCGCCAAGGGAAACTAAACGTTGATATGAGCTTCAAAACCCGTGCCTTCAAGACGATTCTCATTCTCTACCTTGTCTTTTTGATATGTTGGGCTCCCTATGCCATTACAAGCATTGTTTGGAACTTAACGCAATCACTTCCAATTAATTATATAGGTAGCGCCATCGTACTGTGGCTAGGGTATATGAACAGTGGACTAAATCCTATGATCTACTGTTGGAGGATAAAGAAGTTCCGTGAAGCTTGCCAGGAGCTGTTACCAAAAAGTGTGAAACTTTTGCCCCAGATTCCCCGGAAGACGCAGCGTCGAGTGAATCCGAGTTCAGTTTATGAGTTCGGTACAGAACACTCCTCCTCTGTGTGA
- the LOC135488684 gene encoding leucine-rich repeat transmembrane protein FLRT3-like, whose translation MLDHNRQVYCAGMDHQNDFLTSLATAARHGDTVKSIIMQGGKVGNIPKQSFEGFETLENLTLTDLNISHIAPGTFKRLTGLKLLKISKNLLETIPSQLPSSLVELNLEDNVLGLRDNDVNWDSLHGLVNLCRLIMPRNYIRTLPPNVFAKCINLRTLDLSEGSVTTVLSGAFNGLTNLITLQLSHSKLKHIDGAAFTDLQNVKVMNYSHSQMFSITSGIIDKLSEYALAGVEIDLSGNPWSCSCHMRRTKEKLLALGRRNPLSRSMKCQTPPEVHGKRIIMVSMMHFRCVKPKFPPTCCFTNVQIDPNKGTNRNCRAQGLPPPLVKCTAKEDDVLIWNPTPKGRMNFQAFRFFNQGKERVYVSYECFATNSEGIAELKCDYTGNIPQPVIAAGNNVCLMRLLNIIVGLLSSLFMSESVYLTRLSA comes from the coding sequence ATGCTGGATCACAACAGACAGGTCTACTGCGCCGGGATGGACCACCAGAACGACTTCCTTACTAGCCTCGCCACGGCAGCTAGGCACGGCGACACGGTAAAGAGTATTATAATGCAGGGCGGCAAAGTCGGCAACATCCCCAAGCAGTCCTTCGAAGGCTTCGAAACCCTCGAGAATCTGACATTGACTGACCTCAATATTTCCCACATCGCACCTGGAACTTTCAAGCGTCTGACCGGACTGAAATTActcaaaatttcaaagaatttattGGAGACGATTCCGTCGCAGTTACCGTCTAGTTTAGTCGAATTAAACTTAGAGGACAATGTGCTAGGATTACGCGATAATGATGTCAACTGGGACAGCCTGCACGGCTTGGTGAACCTCTGCCGGCTAATCATGCCACGGAATTACATCAGGACGCTGCCGCCGAACGTGTTTGCTAAGTGTATAAATCTTAGGACGCTTGACTTGTCAGAGGGGTCTGTCACGACCGTCCTTTCGGGTGCCTTCAACGGCTTGACAAACCTTATAACGCTTCAACTTTCTCATTCGAAACTGAAACACATCGACGGAGCTGCTTTTACCGATTTACAGAATGTGAAAGTGATGAATTATAGCCACAGTCAGATGTTCAGTATAACATCCGGGATTATCGATAAGCTCTCCGAATACGCTTTAGCTGGAGTCGAAATTGATCTGTCTGGTAACCCTTGGTCGTGCAGCTGCCACATGAGGCGCACCAAGGAAAAACTGCTTGCTCTAGGACGCAGGAACCCACTCTCAAGGAGCATGAAATGTCAAACGCCACCGGAAGTGCATGGCAAGCGGATCATCATGGTTTCGATGATGCACTTCCGGTGCGTCAAACCAAAGTTTCCACCGACTTGCTGCTTTACAAACGTACAGATTGACCCGAATAAAGGCACAAATAGGAACTGTCGCGCGCAGGGTCTTCCGCCCCCTTTGGTCAAGTGCACGGCCAAAGAGGATGACGTCTTGATATGGAATCCGACACCAAAAGGACGCATGAATTTCCAAGCGTTCCGTTTTTTTAACCAAGGAAAAGAGCGCGTTTATGTGAGCTATGAATGTTTTGCGACGAATTCTGAAGGTATTGCTGAGTTAAAGTGTGACTATACAGGAAATATACCCCAACCAGTGATTGCAGCGGGCAATAATGTATGTCTGATGAGACTGCTCAACATCATCGTAGGCCTACTTTCGAGTTTGTTCATGTCCGAGTCTGTGTACCTGACCCGTCTTTCTGCTTAA